The region TCAGCCATCCAGTCAGGCAGTCAGCCAGGAGCCTTTTGGTCCTTGTCATGCAGCGACGTGCGATAAAAAGCAGATTGCAATTTGTTTTACTGATTTCCATGCTTTTGGCTTTATTTGCACGACGGAAACTTTCATTAACATCaaacagaaactgaaattGAGGCAGTGGCACATTCAAAAGGGCATCATCGCTGGGGGAAAACCAGTCAGAAGCCAGGGAGTCAGGCAGTCCTTGCCGACAGACATCCTTTTAAAATCAGGCCAGCCCACCCGCACACAGCAACGCACACACAGAAATAAGAATAAGGAACAACTTAAGTGGCTCTCAATGCATTGGCAGGATGCGCATCTTTCATTTGGCCAATTAATTGAACCAAAACCAAAGGCATCCAAAGGATGATGGGTCCGGGAAGTGATGGATGAGACTGCCGCATTCGACACCTTGccaaaattccaaaaatccCTCCTCGGTAAATGTTTAAGCCAGAATTGCACACAATATGGCCAAGTCCTACAACCAATTAGTTGGCAAATAATGGAGAGAAATGACTTTTCATCTCTCACTCTGTGGACCGCAAACAAGGTCCTTTTATATTCGAGTTGGACAGTTTGGGGGGAGAGGAATGGAGGATTGAGGCTGGAATACCACTTTATTTATGCATGGACTTTTGGTTGTAAGGATGTCGAAGTCCTTTCGGTGTTTCAAGTAATTTGAACAAATTTGCGAGACATTTTGCGGCctttgtgcaaatattttagGCCTGACCTTCCACCCTATAACCTCTTACCATCCAACCACTCTCATCATCGTCATTCCAAAACTGGCCTTTTGCGGACAAAGGCCAATTAACTTAAATAATTAGCCAAAAGTTTTGCCACCAAGACGAATCTTGTGCTCGTTCTACCCGCCCTCGGCTAagtaatttcaataaaatgttatcattctgtttttgttgtcgAGTTACCCGGGAAAATCCAATCAATTATtgagcaaaaacaaaaaaggggcACAGCACCGGAAGTCAGAGCAATATCATGGACAAGTTGCGCAGATTGTGGCGACGAAGGCGTGGGGACGCGGCCTCCGACGAGGGTGAGGCCGGACGATCGGGGCGAAAGGATAAGAAGAAGCCGTCGGGACCCTGGCCCTTCTGGCGGATAGTCTACTGGCTGGGTGTCCTGGCCCTGGTTAGTGCCATCTGTTTGGCTGCCTATTTCACTCTCAAGTCCGATTTCGGAGAGTGCTCCGACTACGATGTGCGATGTGATTGAGTTACCTGCATGGACGTTGTCCTTCAGGGCGAGGAGTTTTATAGGGGAGCTGGAATTTGTATTTGGATTACACTCGGTAAAGACTTAGATTTCACCTTTCTCTGAATTCCTTAACAACAaacttaatatatgtatatcttttTCAGAATAGCTTTTAATGACTTCAAGCCCTTTTCTAGTAAAAGCATATATCCCAGTCTAAATATCAGATAAAATATTCTATTGAGGTACTTATAtgcaatatttaatatttattgaaactacaacatatttttacagctttatatttaaaaaactttcgCTATGAAACATATATTCCTGATGTCTACGGAGTACCAGTTCATTTGCACTGCCACTCGGATAAGGACTCTTCCGCCGGATCTCAATTAAAGCCATATTAAAACCACTTTCCATTGTTAATGAATACAAAGACAAGGCCGCAACCAAAGTGcatgtgtgtatctgtgtgggAGTGTAATAGTGAGCGAGTGTGGGTGTGTATCTGTGATGCTATTCAAAGTTATTGGAGCGCTTCCTTTTGATGCCGCCCTGGTTGACTCTTCAATGGCGAAAACACATTTTAGTTGAATGAAGCTAGTGAATGGATGTGTATCTTTGGCCATTGATGAACAAAAAACTATCTgatgttttattaattaagaaATTGGGCGATATTCAGCAGAGATTTCAGCATTCAATGGAATTACcctccttttttatttatttttcatagactaaaaaaaataccccTAAGGTGAATAAACTTTTTCCACATAATGATTGCCATTCGTCAAGGTCAAGCTTAACAAAGATTTGTCGGCAATTGgggcttttatttctttgacACTTTGCAGACTTCGCATGAACTCCCAGAAGACACAGCAGGtggaaatataaataaactttttaatgaACTTTAAGATTTATTGCCGGCACAGCCCAGCCACAGAGCAGCAGCCGTCTCGGGCTGACAGTTTGTGGCCTGAAATTTTCGGTCTATAGTGTGTGAACGTGTGGCTCGTCTTGAAGGAATTATTTGCCTTAAGATTGCCTTGGACTCAAGACTCAAGACTCGAGGCTCTGCAAATAATTGCACTACCCAGGCCCACAAATAATATCTAAATGCGAACTCTGCATTTTATGAGGCGCCAATTCCGGgcacacatggcgtatgagtaatgctCAGGATAATAGCATTAGTATAATTGAACAGACTCCGGATTCGGGGGAGTCGGATTTGGACAACTAGCAAGTAGCAAGTAGCTTCATAGGTAGAAGGATCTTAAATGCACAAAGCAAAGTAGCTAATAAGCCTATTATAACAAGCATGCTTTGATGATAATTAACAAGACACCGGCATCAATTATCAGGGCCGAAGTAAGCAGATGATGCAATGCAACAAATATTGAACTTGAAAAACTTGCCAGTAGAGCTGGCAGGATTCAAGGACTTGGGGATTATTTTGCTGGCTTTTGCTCTTGCAGTTTCAGCTTCCATTTCTAGCTGGAAATCCCAAACTCCCTGGCAGAAACGATTTGGCTGTGTGTTGACCCAATTGTGCTTGGTTTTCTTACCAATGTATTTTTGCTCTTCGTATTTTCTTGGTTGCTTTTTtccttcttatttttttagttatttttttgtggctaCAAAAACTTTGACTGCAAGTTAATCCCGGCAAACTTCAGGTTGAGAACGGTCGC is a window of Drosophila bipectinata strain 14024-0381.07 chromosome 2R, DbipHiC1v2, whole genome shotgun sequence DNA encoding:
- the LOC108119236 gene encoding uncharacterized protein, with amino-acid sequence MDKLRRLWRRRRGDAASDEGEAGRSGRKDKKKPSGPWPFWRIVYWLGVLALVSAICLAAYFTLKSDFGECSDYDVRCD